The following proteins are encoded in a genomic region of Vanessa cardui chromosome W, ilVanCard2.1, whole genome shotgun sequence:
- the LOC124542441 gene encoding uncharacterized protein LOC124542441 — MQAPDETRILPVTSTNSTRRSLICSKSELTTSVSSTAGNDGMRRKRRVTFRLTQVLTGHGCFGEYLCRIGREATAVCHHCGADQNDAHHTLEACPGWTAERQVLVQQIGRNLSLRAVVSAMLRRESAWEAVVNFCETFMVQKETAGRARERADSARQRRPAGRLHGLQAPVPGAE; from the coding sequence ATGCAAGCTCCTGACGAAACGAGGATACTTCCCGTCACATCTACTAATTCGACCCGGAGGAGTTTAATTTGTTCTAAGAGTGAACTGACAACATCTGTATCCTCGACAGCTGGCAATGACGGGATGCGGCGGAAGCGACGAGTCACCTTCCGACTTACACAGGTGCTGACCGGTCACGGTTGCTTTGGAGAGTACCTGTGTAGGATCGGACGCGAGGCGACGGCGGTTTGCCACCACTGCGGGGCGGACCAAAACGATGCCCACCACACGCTAGAGGCGTGTCCCGGGTGGACCGCGGAAAGGCAAGTCTTGGTCCAGCAAATCGGGCGAAATCTCTCCCTGCGAGCAGTCGTGTCGGCGATGCTTCGCAGGGAATCGGCGTGGGAGGCCGTAGTCAACTTCTGTGAGACCTTCATGGTCCAGAAGGAGACTGCGGGGCGGGCTCGGGAGAGGGCCGATTCTGCCCGGCAGAGGCGACCTGCGGGTCGCCTTCACGGCCTCCAAGCCCCAGTGCCCGGGGCGGAATAA